Part of the Leptotrichia sp. oral taxon 215 str. W9775 genome is shown below.
CGCTATGAAAGGAGTATCAACTTCATATCTTAGTAAAGCAATAAGCCCAATACATATTAATACATCATGTAACAATGCAATTATTCCTGCTATTGCATAGACAAACTCAAATCTTATTGTTACATAAATGACAATAAGTATACTTCCGATTACTAGAGCCCAGACAGCATTTCTTGTAAGCTCTTTTCCTATTGTAGCTCCTACAGTATCATATCTTATAATTTCGTATTTTCCTGTTTTTTCTGTTAATTTACCTAACAGATTGTTTTTCTGTACTTCAGAAAGCTGCCCTGTTCTAAGAATCATTGTATTATCATCACTTGAAATCTGTACTTTTTTTGCTCCAAGTTCCGGTATATCCTTTGTTAATTCATCTAATGATTTATTTATCACATCTTTATTTACAGGTTTTTCATATTTTACCTGTAACAGATCTCCACCTTTAAAATCAATTCCAAGATTCAATCCTATTGTAAGGAAGAATATCAGTGACAGAGTTACCATCAAAGCTGAAAATCCTATGTAAAAGTTTTTATAATGTATCACTTTCAAATTTACCATCTTTTATCCCTCCCCAAAATAGTTTTTCTTTTTTAATATGAAAAGTGCTTATTACAAAATGCATAAACAGTTTTGTTATAAATATTGCTGTAAGCATTGTTATCATTACCCCTAAAGATAATGTCACTGCAAATCCCCTTACAGGACCTGTTCCAAATGAGAACAGAACGGCAGCTATTAATAATGTAGTAAGGTTCCCGTCAATTATTGCAGGAAGCCCATTTTCAAATCCTTTTGCCACTGAATCTTCAATGCTGTATCCTTTACTCATTTCTTCCTTAATTCTTTCAAACGTAATAACATTCGCATCAACAGCCATTCCTAATGTCAGTATGAATCCTGCTATTCCAGGCAATGTCAGAGTGGATCCTACAAGGCTTAGTGATGCCAATACTAAAAATCCATATATTACAAGTACAACATCTGCAATAAGTCCAGGAATTTTATATATTGCAAACATGAATAATGATATTGCTATCATTGCCAGAACTCCTGCAAACTGTGTCTGCTTTATGGATTCAACTCCAAGAGTTGCTCCTACTGTTCTAACTTCAAGTATTTTTATACTTACAGGTAATGCCCCTGATTTCAGAAGATTTGTAATTTTTTGTGCATCTTCACGGCTATTTGTTGTAATCTGACCTCTTCCTCCAGATATTTCAGAGTTTATTACCGGTGCAGATTGTTCCTTACCGTCAAGCATTATTGCAAGAGGCTTTCCTATATTTTCCCTTGTAATTTTCGCAAAAATTTCTGCTCCTTTACCATCAAGTGTAAAGTCAACTGCAGGACGTCCAAATTCTCCCTGAGAAAGTACTGCTGTTTTTATAGCTGAACCTCCAAGTAAAGTAGGCCCATATGTTCCGTCCTGATTTTTTATCTTGAATTCAAGTTTTGCTGTTGTTCCTATAAGTTCTACAGCCTTCTGTGAATCCTTTATTCCAGCAAGTTCCACTATTAATCTGTCATTTCCGCTTATCTGAATTACAGGTTCTGTTACTCCAAGACCATCTACCCTTCTTTCAATTATGTCCCTTACTTTGTCCATTGTATCTGATTCTATTTTTCCTTGTGCCTGAAGCACTACTGATGTTCCACCTCTTAAGTCCAACCCTAACTTTATTTTATTAAAATAAAGTATTATAGCTGGAACTACGAGTATGACTAAAAGCCATAAGTACTGTGTCTTTTTGTTCTTCATTCTCTTCCTTTCCCAAATTTATATTTGTTTTCTATAATAATTTATTAAATTATTTCAATGTATCAAGATATTTCTGAAGTATTATTGAAGCTGCAACCATATCCACTACTTTTCTTCTTTCCTTACCATTTTTTTTCGAATAGTTTTTCAGATAATGCTCAGCTTCTGTTGTTGTATATCTTTCATCTACAGTAATTACTTCAATTCTTTCTATTTTTTCCTTCATTTCAGAAATGAATTTTTCCACCTTTTCAGCTTGGATATTTTTAGTACCATCCAGACTTTTCGGCATTCCTACTACAATTTTCCTAGTTCCTTCATCAGAAAGTATTTCCTTTATTCTTTCTATAGGATCTGTAACATTCCTGTCAATTACTTCAAGGGCAGTCGCAAGAATTCCCAGAGGATCGCATTTTGCAACTCCTATTCTGACATCTCCGACATCAAGCCCTATAAATTTTTTCATTATAAATATCCTCTCATTTTCCTCTAATGACATAAATAAATTAAGATAACTGTGAAGTTATGTATTCAAAGGCTTTTTCGACTGCCTGTTCTACAGCATTTCCGTCTTTTCCACCCGCCTGAGCAAAATCAGGTCTTCCTCCACCGTTTCCTCCTGTAACTTGTGCGGCAACCTTTACAATCTCTCCTGCTTTTACTTTAGAAACAAGGTCTTTAGTAACTCCAGCTACAAATATGGCTTTTTCATTGTTTGAACCAAGTACAATTATTCCACTTTGAAGTTTTTCTTTTCCTCTGTCCACTATTTCCTTAAGTTCATCAATACTCTTATCTTTAAATGAAACCTTTAATACTTTGATTCCATTTACAGTATCAATATTTTCAAACAGTTCATTTATTTCATATTTTACAAGTTTTGTCTGCAGCTGCTCATATGACTTAATAATAGCCTTCGCATCTGAAATATATTTTTCTACAATATCCACTACATTTTTTTCATCAGTTTTAAGCATACCTGCTATTCTGTCCAGTTTTCCTTCCAGCTTATTTACATATTCTAAGCTTTTATGTCCTGTAGTTGCAGTTATTCTACGTGTTCCTGAAGCTATTCCACTTTCTGATTCAATATTGAAAAGTCCAATTTCTCCAGTTGATTTTACGTGGGCTCCTCCACATAGTTCTATTGAAAACTCAGGAATTTCAACTACTCTTACAACATCTCCATACTTATCTGAGAACAGTGCCATTGCTCCTCTGTTTTTTGCATCCTGAATATTTTCATAACCTATTTTTACTGGAATATTTGCAAGAATTATATTATTTGCTTCTTTTTCAATTTCTTCCAGTACTTCCTTTGAAATAGGTTCATAATGTGAAAAGTCAAATCTCAATCTTTCATTGTCAACTAGCGATCCTGACTGTTCTACATGTGTTCCAAGTTTTTCCCTTAAAACTTTATGTAATATATGTGTTGCAGTGTGATTTCTCTGGATATCTTTTCTTCTTAAAACATCTATTTCCAATTTCACTTCTCTTCCAACTTCAGGTACAATGCCTTTTTCCACTTCAACCTGGTGAACAAATACATCTTTTTTCTTTGCAACTCCAACTACTTTTCCAGTAAATTCTCCAGATATTACTGTTCCTGTATCAGAAACTTGTCCTCCAGACTCAGCATAAAATGGAGTTCTGTCAAATATCATTTCATATCCGCTAATTCCGTCACTTTTTGAAACATATAGGACTTTTCCTGTATCTTCAAATTTTTCATAACCTACAAACTCTGTCTTACCATGTTTTTCAAAGAATTCATCAATAAATTCATCCTTTATCATATCAGAAATTGTAGTTCTGCTGTCTTTTGATCTCTGAACCTGTCCGGCAAGCTTTTTCTCAAATTCTTCTTCTGATACTTCCATCCCCTGCGTTTCAACAATCAGTTTTGTCAATTCAAATGGGAATCCAAACGTATCATACAATTTAAATGAAACATCTGATGAAAGCTCCCTTTTATTCTCATCTTTAAGTTTAACAATTTCGCTTTCAAGCAGTTCTGTTCCATTTTTCAATGTATTTGAGAATCTTTCTTCTTCTATTTTTACTACTTTTTCTATGTATTCTGCCTTTTCAACAAGTTCAGGATAACCTTCCTTCATTGTTTCCACAACATATGAAACCAGCTTATGAAGGAATATATCTTCCTTTTCAAAAACCTTTCCTTTAGCCGCACTTCCTGCACCAAAAGCTCTTCTTATTATTTTTCTCAGTATATATCCTCTTCCTTCATTTGAAGGCAGAACTCCGTCACTTATAAGGAATACTGATGCTCTTATATGATCTGCTATTATTTTTACTGTTTCATCAAAATCTTCTTTTTTTATTTCAAGTATTTTTTCAATTCCCTGTATTATCGGCATAAACAAATCTGTCTCAAAATTTGTTTTCTTATTTTGAATAACTGAAGCTATTCTTTC
Proteins encoded:
- the secF gene encoding protein translocase subunit SecF → MVNLKVIHYKNFYIGFSALMVTLSLIFFLTIGLNLGIDFKGGDLLQVKYEKPVNKDVINKSLDELTKDIPELGAKKVQISSDDNTMILRTGQLSEVQKNNLLGKLTEKTGKYEIIRYDTVGATIGKELTRNAVWALVIGSILIVIYVTIRFEFVYAIAGIIALLHDVLICIGLIALLRYEVDTPFIAAILTILGYSINDTIVIFDRIRENDKRNEKEKHNKKTFEEIIEISVNQVCMRSLYTSITTLFSVVILLIFGGESLRTFNMTLFIGMIFGTYSSIFLASPLVYLMRRFRKIKKKNNKNDEKKKSVKTVNGYDAEEKVLV
- the secD gene encoding protein translocase subunit SecD, whose amino-acid sequence is MKNKKTQYLWLLVILVVPAIILYFNKIKLGLDLRGGTSVVLQAQGKIESDTMDKVRDIIERRVDGLGVTEPVIQISGNDRLIVELAGIKDSQKAVELIGTTAKLEFKIKNQDGTYGPTLLGGSAIKTAVLSQGEFGRPAVDFTLDGKGAEIFAKITRENIGKPLAIMLDGKEQSAPVINSEISGGRGQITTNSREDAQKITNLLKSGALPVSIKILEVRTVGATLGVESIKQTQFAGVLAMIAISLFMFAIYKIPGLIADVVLVIYGFLVLASLSLVGSTLTLPGIAGFILTLGMAVDANVITFERIKEEMSKGYSIEDSVAKGFENGLPAIIDGNLTTLLIAAVLFSFGTGPVRGFAVTLSLGVMITMLTAIFITKLFMHFVISTFHIKKEKLFWGGIKDGKFESDTL
- the ruvX gene encoding Holliday junction resolvase RuvX, encoding MKKFIGLDVGDVRIGVAKCDPLGILATALEVIDRNVTDPIERIKEILSDEGTRKIVVGMPKSLDGTKNIQAEKVEKFISEMKEKIERIEVITVDERYTTTEAEHYLKNYSKKNGKERRKVVDMVAASIILQKYLDTLK
- the alaS gene encoding alanine--tRNA ligase, with translation MTGNELRKSFVDFFKSKEHKHFESASLIPDDKSLLLTVAGMVPFKPFFLGEKEAPFKRITTYQKCIRTNDLENVGRTPRHHTFFEMLGNFSFGDYFKKEAIEWSWEYITEVLKLDKERLWVSVFETDDEAYRIWNEEIGVPKERLVRLGEDDNWWAAGPVGSCGPCSEIYYDTQNMGKNNEEINSKPGDEGDRFLEIWNLVFTEWNRLEDGTLVPLPEKNIDTGAGIERIASVIQNKKTNFETDLFMPIIQGIEKILEIKKEDFDETVKIIADHIRASVFLISDGVLPSNEGRGYILRKIIRRAFGAGSAAKGKVFEKEDIFLHKLVSYVVETMKEGYPELVEKAEYIEKVVKIEEERFSNTLKNGTELLESEIVKLKDENKRELSSDVSFKLYDTFGFPFELTKLIVETQGMEVSEEEFEKKLAGQVQRSKDSRTTISDMIKDEFIDEFFEKHGKTEFVGYEKFEDTGKVLYVSKSDGISGYEMIFDRTPFYAESGGQVSDTGTVISGEFTGKVVGVAKKKDVFVHQVEVEKGIVPEVGREVKLEIDVLRRKDIQRNHTATHILHKVLREKLGTHVEQSGSLVDNERLRFDFSHYEPISKEVLEEIEKEANNIILANIPVKIGYENIQDAKNRGAMALFSDKYGDVVRVVEIPEFSIELCGGAHVKSTGEIGLFNIESESGIASGTRRITATTGHKSLEYVNKLEGKLDRIAGMLKTDEKNVVDIVEKYISDAKAIIKSYEQLQTKLVKYEINELFENIDTVNGIKVLKVSFKDKSIDELKEIVDRGKEKLQSGIIVLGSNNEKAIFVAGVTKDLVSKVKAGEIVKVAAQVTGGNGGGRPDFAQAGGKDGNAVEQAVEKAFEYITSQLS